The window TGATCGGCGCCATGGTGCGCGCCAAGCGGCGCATCCCGCTGATGACCACCGTGCACTCGGACTACCGGCTGGACTACATGGGTTCTCCCCTCAAACAGTATACCCGCGGCACCATCAATGCAATCGCGCTGCGCTTCATGGATTTTTACCAGCCGGTGGCTGACCGCATGGCGCGCACGCTCATCTCCCGCGGCTTTGACCCCGAGCGCATGTGCGTCATCTACAACGGCATGGACTTCACCGAGCCGGTCAAAGGCCTCGACCGCACGGCCTACATCAAAGAGCAGTGGGGCGTGACCGTGACCGACGACGAGGTCCTGTGCGGCATTGCCGCCCGTTTGACGGCAGTCAAGGACATTTTCACCTGCGTCAAGGGTTTTGCCGGTGCAGTTAAGCAGCAGCCCAACATGCGCCTGTTTTTGGCCGGCGACGGCGAGGACGAGCCCCGGCTGCGCCGTCTGGTCAAGGAGCTCGGCATCGAAGACCGGGTGGTCTTCTGCGGCTGGGTGTCCCCGATCGACAAGTTCTTTGCGTCCATGGACATCAATCTTTTGACCTCGGTGTCCGAGACCTTCCCCTATTCGATTCTGGAAGGCGTGCGCGAGGGCTGCGCGACCATCTGCTCGGACGTGGGCGGCATGAGCGAACTGATCGACACCGGCGAAAACGGCTTCATCTTCCAGCCGGGCGATTACGAAACCCTCACCAAACACCTGCTGACCTTTGCGCGCGACCCGGAAAAGCGCAAGACCTTTGCAGCGCGGCTCTACGAAAAGGCCGACCGGGACTTTTCCCTGCGCACCATGTGCCGCACCCAGGAGGAAAATTACCGCATGGTCATCCGCCGCTTTGCCCGTCCCAAGAGTAAGCGAGACCAGGTGGTCATCTGCGGCGCCTACGGCAAGGGCAACGCGGGCGACGACGCCATCTTGAAGGCTATCGTGCAGGAGATGCGCGAGCTCGACCCCGACCGCCGCATCACGGTCATGAGCCGCCGCCCCAAGGAGACCCGCATGGTCTACCGCACAGGCGCGGTCTATACCTTCCGGCTCGACCAGGTGCTGCGCCGCTTCCAGCATGCGGCCCTGTATATCAACGGCGGCGGCAGCCTGATGCAGGACGTGACCTCCACCCGCTCGCTGCGCTATTATCTGTTTACCCTCGACCAGGCCAAGCGCGCGGGCTGTAAAGTTATGATGTATGGCTGCGGCATTGGCCCCATCAACCGACCGGGCAACCGCCGCCGCGCTGCCGCGACCATCAACCGGTCGGTGGACATCATCACCCTGCGCGACGACCTGTCGCGCGGCGAACTGACCCGCATGGGCATCCAGGGACCGGATGTGCGCCTGTCGGCCGACCCGACGATCATCCTAAAACCCGCTTCGGCGGCCCTGGTCGATGAAGCACTCGAACAGTGCGGCATCCCGCCCGAGGGCAACTACATCGGCTTTGGCCTGCGGTACTGGAAGGGCTTTGACGATGTCATCGACGAGGTGGTGGCCGCCGCCGAATACGCCTATACGGCGCACGGCCTGACTCCCCTGTTTGTGCCCATCGAATACCCTTCCGACCTGATGCCCGCCGAGATTCTGGGCGGCAAGCTCAAATGCCCGCATTATATGGTCACCAAGCGCCAGTCGATCGAGACCACCATCGGCATCTTGGCGCGCATGAAAGCGGTCATCGGCATCCGCCTGCACTCGCTGATGTTCTCGGCCGCGGCCGGTGTGCCGGTCATCGGCATGAGCTACGACATCAAGGTCGACGGCTTTTTGAAATATATCGGCAGCCGCACCTGCATCCAGCTGCGCGATGTGACCCGCGATAAGCTCATCCCCCTCATCGATGAATGCGTGTCCGGTGCGCTCGACGCCGAGGTACGCCAGACCGCCGAAATGCTGCGCGATCGCGAACGTCAAAACCCCGCGGCAGCCCGCGAACTGCTGGACCAGGCTTCCCGTCCGTAATCCGGCGTTCCATGCCAGCTTTTTGGTGCATTTTCCAAGGTCGAAGGCAACAAATGTTCCAGTCCGCGGCCGTTTGGTTTTGGGCAAGTCGATGATTTTTCGAAAGAACCCGCAAAACGCTTGAAACCGGACGCAAATGCCGATAGAATAGGTATCAGAAATGCTGGAAAGGAAGTGCCGGTATGTTGCATGCGTTATTAGATAGACAAAAGCAGCGGATGAACGGCCTTCGTGCAGGCATTTTTGCACACAAATGACAAACCATGCAGGATACAGCCGTATCCTGCATTTTGTTTTTTGGTCAAACGATATATTTTCCGACTGGGAGGGTCTTTTTTATGAAAAAAGTTTGCATTGTCATGGGTTCGGACAGCGACCTGAAGGTGATGAGCAAATGTGCGGACAAGCTGAAGGATTTCGGCATCCCGTTTGATGTGCGTGTCATCTCGGCCCACCGCACCCCGGCTGCGGCAGAGCAGCTTGCCAAAAACGCAGCAGCCGACGGCTTTGGCGTCATCATCGCCGCCGCAGGCAAGGCAGCACATCTGGGCGGTGTGCTGGCCGCTTACACCACCCTTCCGGTCATCGGCGTACCGATGGGCACGAGCGTAATGGGCGGCATGGACAGCCTGCTGTCTATCGTCCAGATGCCCAAGGGCATCCCGGTGGCAACGGTCGCGATCGATGGCGCGGAAAATGCCGCCATCCTGGCAGCGCAGATGCTGGCGCTCGAGGATGCGTCGCTTGCGGACAAACTGGCCGCTTTTAAAGAAAATATGGCCAAGGAAGTTGCCGCCAAGGACGAAAAGGTCCGCGCCGAATATCAAGGTTAACGTCCCGGATTTTTTAGATAAAGATAAGGAGAATCAGTCATCATGCAGAAAAAGGAACAGCTTTACGAAGGCAAGGCCAAGAAGGTATTTGCAACCGACGATGCCAATCTGGTCATCGTCGATTATAAGGACGACGCCACCGCATTCAACGGTGAAAAGAAGGGCACCATTGCCGGCAAGGGCGTCATCAACAATGTGATGAGCAATCACATGTTCCAGATGCTCGAAAAGCAGGGCGTACCGACCCACTTTGTGGAGCAGCTCTCCGAGCGCGAAACCGTTGTGAAGAAGGTTTCCATCGTACCGCTCGAAGTCATCATCCGCAACATTTCGGCCGGTTCCTTCGCCAAGCGCTACGGCGTGGAAGAAGGCATCGTCTTTGACGCGCCGACCATCGAATTTTCTTACAAGAACGACGATCTGGGCGACCCGCTGATCAACGCCTATCATGCCATTGCGCTGAAGCTCGCTACCCGCGAAGAAATCGAGCACATCAAGGAAATGGCATTCAAGGTCAACGAAGTGATGAAGACCTACTTTGACCACCTGAACGTGACCCTGGTTGACTTCAAGCTGGAGTTTGGCAAGACGACCGACGGCACCATCATCCTGGCCGACGAGATCAGCCCGGACACCTGCCGCCTGTGGGATAAGGACACGGGCGAAAAGCTGGACAAGGACCGCTTCCGCCGCGATATGGGCGGCGTCGAGGAGGCGTATCAGGAAGTGATGCGCCGTCTCATGGGCGAATAAGATTCGCCCTGCCGCGCAAACCTCTGCGCATCCCTGCAACTGACATCCCTATGCCAAAGCCCCGCCCTGCCGCGGGGCTCTATGGCTTTTTCAAACCCATCACACACAAAAAGGAGTTATCGAATGGGAGGATTTTTTGGCGCAGTTTCCAAGCGGGACTGCGTACTCGACATTTTCTTTGGCGTAGACTATCATTCCCATCTGGGCACCAAGCGCGGCGGCATGATCATCCATGACGCCAAAACCGGATTCCAGCGCCAGATCCACAACATCGAAAACACCCCGTTCCGCACCAAATTCGAAAAAGACTTACGGGATTTCCACGGATGCAGCGGCATCGGCTGCATCAGCGACACCGACCCCCAGCCGCTTCTGGTGCGTTCGCATCTGGGTCTGTATGCCATCACAGCGGTCGGCGCCATCAACAACGCCGAAGAACTGGTCAGCCAGTATTTTTCCGACCATGGCCACCAGTTCATGGCCATGAGCTCGGGCAAGGTCAACCAGATCGAACTCATCGCGGCGCTCATCAACCAGAAAAACGATTTGGTATCCGGCATCCTGCACGCCCAGGAACAGATCGACGGCTCGGCGACCATCCTGATTTTAACCCCGGACGGCATCATCGCCGCACGCGACCGGGTCGGCCGCCTGCCAGTCCTGGTCGGCAAAAGTGAGGACGGCTACTGCGTTTCGTTCGAATCGTTCGCCTATCATAAACTCGGTTATGAGGACGCCTATGAACTCGGTCCGCGCGAAATCGTCCACCTGACGGCCGACGGCTGCAAGACGCTGTCCCCGGCCGGCAAGGAAATGAAGATCTGCTCCTTCCTGTGGACCTACTACGGCTATCCCAATTCCAACTATGAAGGCCGCAACGTGGAGGTCATGCGCTACGAAAACGGCGCCATCCTGGCCCGCAACGATAAGGCCCGCGGTCTGGCACAGGACATTGACTATGTCGCTGGTGTGCCCGATTCGGGCGTGCCGCACGCCATCGGGTATGCCAACGAATCCCATACCCCGTTCGCCCGTCCGTTTATCAAATACACCCCGACCTGGCCGCGTTCGTTCATGCCGGAAAACCAGAAGATCCGCAACCAGGTCGCCAAAATGAAACAGATCCCGGTGCCGGAGCTGATCGAAGGCAAAAAGCTCCTGTTTGTAGATGACTCGATCGTGCGCGGCACGCAGCTGCGCGAAACGGTCGAATTCCTCTACGAATCGGGCGCTGCCGAGGTGCATATGCGCTCGGCCTGCCCACAGATCATGTACGGCTGTAAATATCTCAACTTCTCCTCGAGCAATTCCGAAATGGAACTGCTCTCGCGCCGCACCATCCAGGCCCTGGAAGGCGAAGAAGGCCAAAAACACCTGGATGAATACGCCGACGCGGACACCGAGCGCGGCCAGTGCATGCTGCGCCGGATTTGTCAGGACTTTGGCTTTAGTTCGCTCGGTTATCAGTCGCTCGACGGCCTTTTGGAGGCCATCGGCCTGGACCGCGACAAGGTCTGCACCTACTGCTGGAATGGCAAAGAATAACCCCATCCCCTGCGCCGCTCCTGGTGGGCGGCCCGCGCATCGAAACTCGAGGTAATCCATGAAATATACGATGAAAAAAGCATCCCACACTCCGTTTGACGGCGACACTGTGCATGAAGAATGCGGCGTGTTCGGCATCTATGTGCCCGAAGGCGTCGATCTCAGCCCGGCGCACGAAGCCTATACCGCCCTGTTTGCCTTGCAGCACCGCGGCCAGGAAGCCGCCGGTATTGCAGTCAACAACCGTGGCGTCATCAAGTGCCATAAGGATGTTGGCCTGGTCAGCCAGGTATTCACCCAGGAGATCCTGGACTCCATGCCCGGCCAGATGGCCATTGGCCATGTGCGCTACTCGACCACCGGCGACGCCCACCGCGAAAATGCCCAGCCGCTGTCCATCACCCACATCAAGGGCAATCTGGCGGTCGCGCACAACGGCAATCTGGTCAACGCCGGTCCGCTGCGCCGCGAAATTGAAAGCACGGGCGGCATTTTCCGCTCGTCCTCGGACACCGAAGTGCTGGTTTACACCATTGTCCGCGAACGACTCCAGTGCAGGTCGATCGAGCAGGCAGTCCTGAATACCATGGACGTCATTCAGGGCGCGTATTCGCTGTGCATCATGTCCCCGCGCAAGCTGATCGCCGCGCGTGACCCGCGCGGTATGCGGCCGCTGTGCATCGGCAAAACCCGGGAAGGCGCGATTCTGTTTGCTTCCGAATCGTGCGCGCTGGACGCGCTGGGCGCGGAATTTGTCCGCGACGTCGAACCGGGCGAAGTGGTCGTGGTGGAAAACGGCGAAATGCGTTCGCTGCACTGCAAGACCCAGTGCAAGACCGCTGCCTGTGTGTTTGAATATATCTACTTTGCCCGCCCGGACTCGGTCATCGACGGCGCAAGCGTCGAGCGTGCCCGCCAGGAGGCCGGCAAGTATCTATCCATCGAGCATCCGGTCGGCGCTGATGTCGTCATCGGCGTGCCCGATTCGGGCATCCCGGCCGCCATCGGCTACGCCAAGTGCTCGGGCATCCCCTATGGTGTGGGTCTCATCAAAAACCGCTACATCGCGCGCACTTTCATCCAGCCCGGCCAGTCCAAGCGCGAACGGTCGGTGCGCTTAAAGCTCAACGCCCTGCGCGAAGCGGTCAACGGCAAGCGGGTCATCATGGTCGATGACTCGATCGTGCGCGGCACGACCAGCGCCCGGCTGGTGCAGCTGGTGCGCGACGCGGGCGCCAAGGAAGTACACATGCGCATCTCGGCCCCGCCCTTCCGTCATCCCTGCTTCTTCGGCACCGACATCCCCGAACGAACCCAGCTGCTCGCCCATGAGCGCACGGTCGAAGAGATGCGGCAGATCATCGGCGTGGACAGCTTGGGCTTCCTGTCCATCGAAGCCACCCGCCGGATTGCGCTCGATTGCAAGCTCGGTTTCTGCGACGCCTGCTTTACCGGCGAATACCCCATGGAAGTTCCCGACCAAGTGGATAAAAATATGTTTGAAAGAGAGATTGAATTATGAGTGAGAGCCGTTCTGAAAGCTACAAGGCCGCGGGCGTAGACGTCGTCGCGGGCTATGAATCCGTAAAACTCATCAAGCCCATGGTGGAGAGCACCTTCATCCCGGGCGTCATCGGCAGCCTGGGTGGTTTTGGCGGCCTGTTCCAGCCCAACCTGTCGGGCATGAGCGAACCGGTGCTCGTATCGGGCACCGACGGCGTGGGCACCAAGCTCAAGCTGGCCTTCCTGATGAACAAGCATGACACCATCGGCATCGATGCGGTCGCCATGTGTGTCAACGACATCGCCTGCTGCGGCGCCCAGCCGCTGTTCTTCCTCGACTATATCGCAGTCGGCAAGAACATCCCCACCCGCATCGCGGACATCGTGTCCGGCATTGCCGAAGGCTGCCGCCAGGCTGGCTGCGCGCTGGTCGGCGGCGAGACCGCCGAAATGCCGGGCTTCTACCCGGAGGACGAATACGACGTGGCCGGTTTCTCGGTCGGTATGGTCGACAAGCCCAAGATGATCGACGGCAGCCGTCTGGTGCCGGGCGATGTGCTCATCGGTGTGGCCTCCTCGGGCGTACACTCCAACGGCTATTCGCTCGTGCGCAAGACGCTGGGCATCAACGAAAAGTCGGTCGGCCGGTACATGGACGAATTCGGCAAGACGCTGGGCGAAGAGCTGCTCACCCCGACCAAGATCTACGTCAAAGCCATCCAGCGCCTGATCGCAGCCGCAGACGTCAAGGCCATCAGCCACATCACGGGCGGCGGCTTCTATGAAAACATCCCGCGTATGCTGGGCGACGGCATCCACGCCGAGATCGAAAAGGCGGCGGCTCCCGTGCCGCCGGTGTTCGATGTAATCGCCAAGACCGGCAAGATTCCGGAACGGGATATGTACAATACATTCAACATGGGCGTCGGCCTGGTGGTTGCCGTGGCGGCAGACGATGCCGACAAGGCGCTCGCTGCCCTGAAGGACGCAGGCGAAACCGGCTACATCATCGGCCGGACGGTCGCTGGCGACAAGGGCATCACGCTCAAGTGATGAAAAAAGGTAGGTAAACTCTGTGAAGATTGCAGTTTTGGTTTCCGGCGGCGGGACCAATCTCCAGGCGCTCATCGACGCCGAGGCCCGGGGGGACATCCGAAACGGCGAACTGTGCGCCGTCATCTCGTCCAATCCGAACGCCTATGCGCTCGAACGAGCCAACCAGGCTTTCATCCCGTCCTATGTGCTGCGCCGGAAGGAATACGCGGACGCCGAAAGCTATGGCGCGGCGCTTGACACCCTGCTGCGTCAGGTGGGGGCTGAACTGGTCGTGCTGGCCGGATTTATGACCGTGCTGCCCGACTCGTTCTGTAAAACCTGGGCCGGCAAGGTGATGAATGTTCACCCGTCGCTCATTCCGTCGTTCTGCGGCGAAGGGTTTTATGGCCTGCATGTGCACGAGGCCGCGCTCGCAAAAGGCGTCAAGGTCACGGGCGCAACCGTACATTTTGTCTCCGAAGTGGTGGACGGCGGCGCGATCATCCTGCAAAAAGCGGTGGAGGTCGAGCCGGACGACACACCCGAAACACTCCAGCAGCGCGTCATGCGCGAAGCCGAGTGGAAAATACTGCCGCGCGCCGTATCGCTTTACTGCGAAGGCCGCTTGACCATTGCCGACGGCAAGGTCCATATTTCTTAAACAGAAGGGGGAACCACCCATGTTCAGCAATTTTGTATACCAGATCGAAGAAGAGCTCCAGAGCAATGCGTATCCGGGCCGCGGCATCATCTTTGGCCGCACCCCGGACAACAAGAAGAACATCATCGCCTATTTCATCATGGGCCGGTCGGAAAACAGCCGCAACCGCGTGTTTGTCGAAACCGAGGACGGCATCCGCACCGAAGCGTTCGACCCGTCCAAGATGACCGACCCGTCGCTCATCATCTATCACCCGGTGCGCGTCGTAGGCGGCAAGACCATTGTCACCAACGGCGATCAGACCGACACCATCCGCGACTATCTGCTCGAGGGCAAGAGCTACATCGACGCGCTGCGCACCCGTCAGTTTGAGCCCGATGCGCCCAACTACACCTCCCGCATTTCGGGCGTAGTCAACGAGGACGGCTCGTACAGCCTGTCCATCCTCAAAAACTTCACCTCCGACCGCACGGCCAACAAGCGTTTCTTCTATGAATACGATCCGGTTGCCAGTCTGGGCCACTTCATCCACACCTACATGTGCGACGGCGACCCGGTCCCGCCCTTCCGCGGCGAACCCAAGTGCATCCGCATGGAATATCCCATGCCCGAATTTGCCGCCCGTCTGTGGGAAAACCTGAACGAACAAAATAAGGTTTCGCTGTTTGTCCGCTCGATCGACCTGGCCACCGGCGAAACCGAAACCATCATCTACAACAAGCACCAAAAGTAAGATACAGGTTCGCAGGGGGAT of the Intestinibacillus sp. Marseille-P6563 genome contains:
- a CDS encoding amidophosphoribosyltransferase; protein product: MGGFFGAVSKRDCVLDIFFGVDYHSHLGTKRGGMIIHDAKTGFQRQIHNIENTPFRTKFEKDLRDFHGCSGIGCISDTDPQPLLVRSHLGLYAITAVGAINNAEELVSQYFSDHGHQFMAMSSGKVNQIELIAALINQKNDLVSGILHAQEQIDGSATILILTPDGIIAARDRVGRLPVLVGKSEDGYCVSFESFAYHKLGYEDAYELGPREIVHLTADGCKTLSPAGKEMKICSFLWTYYGYPNSNYEGRNVEVMRYENGAILARNDKARGLAQDIDYVAGVPDSGVPHAIGYANESHTPFARPFIKYTPTWPRSFMPENQKIRNQVAKMKQIPVPELIEGKKLLFVDDSIVRGTQLRETVEFLYESGAAEVHMRSACPQIMYGCKYLNFSSSNSEMELLSRRTIQALEGEEGQKHLDEYADADTERGQCMLRRICQDFGFSSLGYQSLDGLLEAIGLDRDKVCTYCWNGKE
- the purF gene encoding amidophosphoribosyltransferase translates to MKYTMKKASHTPFDGDTVHEECGVFGIYVPEGVDLSPAHEAYTALFALQHRGQEAAGIAVNNRGVIKCHKDVGLVSQVFTQEILDSMPGQMAIGHVRYSTTGDAHRENAQPLSITHIKGNLAVAHNGNLVNAGPLRREIESTGGIFRSSSDTEVLVYTIVRERLQCRSIEQAVLNTMDVIQGAYSLCIMSPRKLIAARDPRGMRPLCIGKTREGAILFASESCALDALGAEFVRDVEPGEVVVVENGEMRSLHCKTQCKTAACVFEYIYFARPDSVIDGASVERARQEAGKYLSIEHPVGADVVIGVPDSGIPAAIGYAKCSGIPYGVGLIKNRYIARTFIQPGQSKRERSVRLKLNALREAVNGKRVIMVDDSIVRGTTSARLVQLVRDAGAKEVHMRISAPPFRHPCFFGTDIPERTQLLAHERTVEEMRQIIGVDSLGFLSIEATRRIALDCKLGFCDACFTGEYPMEVPDQVDKNMFEREIEL
- the purE gene encoding 5-(carboxyamino)imidazole ribonucleotide mutase, which codes for MKKVCIVMGSDSDLKVMSKCADKLKDFGIPFDVRVISAHRTPAAAEQLAKNAAADGFGVIIAAAGKAAHLGGVLAAYTTLPVIGVPMGTSVMGGMDSLLSIVQMPKGIPVATVAIDGAENAAILAAQMLALEDASLADKLAAFKENMAKEVAAKDEKVRAEYQG
- the csaB gene encoding polysaccharide pyruvyl transferase CsaB, whose product is MRILQMMGGGDVGGAKTHIMTLVQALSEHNDVCLVSFRDGPFPKEAAARGLNVKVYEYMNPYTCRDKVLALIDEFQPEVIHTHGSKANLIGAMVRAKRRIPLMTTVHSDYRLDYMGSPLKQYTRGTINAIALRFMDFYQPVADRMARTLISRGFDPERMCVIYNGMDFTEPVKGLDRTAYIKEQWGVTVTDDEVLCGIAARLTAVKDIFTCVKGFAGAVKQQPNMRLFLAGDGEDEPRLRRLVKELGIEDRVVFCGWVSPIDKFFASMDINLLTSVSETFPYSILEGVREGCATICSDVGGMSELIDTGENGFIFQPGDYETLTKHLLTFARDPEKRKTFAARLYEKADRDFSLRTMCRTQEENYRMVIRRFARPKSKRDQVVICGAYGKGNAGDDAILKAIVQEMRELDPDRRITVMSRRPKETRMVYRTGAVYTFRLDQVLRRFQHAALYINGGGSLMQDVTSTRSLRYYLFTLDQAKRAGCKVMMYGCGIGPINRPGNRRRAAATINRSVDIITLRDDLSRGELTRMGIQGPDVRLSADPTIILKPASAALVDEALEQCGIPPEGNYIGFGLRYWKGFDDVIDEVVAAAEYAYTAHGLTPLFVPIEYPSDLMPAEILGGKLKCPHYMVTKRQSIETTIGILARMKAVIGIRLHSLMFSAAAGVPVIGMSYDIKVDGFLKYIGSRTCIQLRDVTRDKLIPLIDECVSGALDAEVRQTAEMLRDRERQNPAAARELLDQASRP
- the purM gene encoding phosphoribosylformylglycinamidine cyclo-ligase yields the protein MSESRSESYKAAGVDVVAGYESVKLIKPMVESTFIPGVIGSLGGFGGLFQPNLSGMSEPVLVSGTDGVGTKLKLAFLMNKHDTIGIDAVAMCVNDIACCGAQPLFFLDYIAVGKNIPTRIADIVSGIAEGCRQAGCALVGGETAEMPGFYPEDEYDVAGFSVGMVDKPKMIDGSRLVPGDVLIGVASSGVHSNGYSLVRKTLGINEKSVGRYMDEFGKTLGEELLTPTKIYVKAIQRLIAAADVKAISHITGGGFYENIPRMLGDGIHAEIEKAAAPVPPVFDVIAKTGKIPERDMYNTFNMGVGLVVAVAADDADKALAALKDAGETGYIIGRTVAGDKGITLK
- the purN gene encoding phosphoribosylglycinamide formyltransferase yields the protein MKIAVLVSGGGTNLQALIDAEARGDIRNGELCAVISSNPNAYALERANQAFIPSYVLRRKEYADAESYGAALDTLLRQVGAELVVLAGFMTVLPDSFCKTWAGKVMNVHPSLIPSFCGEGFYGLHVHEAALAKGVKVTGATVHFVSEVVDGGAIILQKAVEVEPDDTPETLQQRVMREAEWKILPRAVSLYCEGRLTIADGKVHIS
- a CDS encoding IMP cyclohydrolase; the encoded protein is MFSNFVYQIEEELQSNAYPGRGIIFGRTPDNKKNIIAYFIMGRSENSRNRVFVETEDGIRTEAFDPSKMTDPSLIIYHPVRVVGGKTIVTNGDQTDTIRDYLLEGKSYIDALRTRQFEPDAPNYTSRISGVVNEDGSYSLSILKNFTSDRTANKRFFYEYDPVASLGHFIHTYMCDGDPVPPFRGEPKCIRMEYPMPEFAARLWENLNEQNKVSLFVRSIDLATGETETIIYNKHQK
- the purC gene encoding phosphoribosylaminoimidazolesuccinocarboxamide synthase gives rise to the protein MQKKEQLYEGKAKKVFATDDANLVIVDYKDDATAFNGEKKGTIAGKGVINNVMSNHMFQMLEKQGVPTHFVEQLSERETVVKKVSIVPLEVIIRNISAGSFAKRYGVEEGIVFDAPTIEFSYKNDDLGDPLINAYHAIALKLATREEIEHIKEMAFKVNEVMKTYFDHLNVTLVDFKLEFGKTTDGTIILADEISPDTCRLWDKDTGEKLDKDRFRRDMGGVEEAYQEVMRRLMGE